From the genome of Duffyella gerundensis, one region includes:
- a CDS encoding OmpA family protein — MKKFTSTLWLALLAAPMFAVQAAPAFGPAWQGAVPAASDQTQIIYYRPADLMGNGPAHIYVDGEYQAALLPGNYSRFCLSPGSHSLGSFVQDAPGYEGKRDQPWRDELGAGKTYYIRASIDGSGQPQVVARTQAESELAGLRQQTHTLSRASSVQACRQPTAAPIYNDYQISSDILFRFGGGGMKDITAEGRQAISQLAAQLKQSGEAQSRIEVIGHTDPIGKPQANLLLGQRRADTVRQMLIQQGVSAGNILSQSVGSSQASSQCSGTQAQRIACHKPDRRVVVRVMQ, encoded by the coding sequence ATGAAAAAGTTTACTTCTACCCTCTGGCTGGCCTTATTAGCGGCGCCGATGTTTGCTGTGCAGGCCGCACCGGCTTTTGGCCCTGCCTGGCAAGGCGCGGTCCCGGCCGCGAGCGATCAGACACAAATTATTTATTATCGTCCAGCCGATCTGATGGGTAACGGCCCGGCGCATATCTATGTCGATGGTGAATATCAGGCCGCGCTGCTGCCCGGTAACTACAGCCGTTTTTGCCTGTCGCCAGGCAGCCATTCTCTGGGCAGCTTTGTCCAGGATGCGCCAGGTTATGAAGGCAAACGCGATCAGCCATGGCGTGATGAATTAGGCGCAGGCAAAACCTATTACATTCGTGCCAGCATTGACGGCAGCGGGCAGCCGCAGGTGGTTGCCCGCACTCAGGCAGAGAGCGAACTGGCTGGCCTGCGTCAGCAGACTCACACGTTGTCACGCGCCTCTTCGGTGCAGGCGTGTCGTCAGCCTACCGCTGCGCCAATTTACAACGATTATCAAATCTCCAGCGATATTCTGTTCCGCTTTGGCGGCGGTGGCATGAAGGACATTACCGCTGAAGGGCGCCAGGCAATTTCTCAGTTGGCCGCCCAGCTGAAACAAAGCGGGGAAGCACAGAGCCGCATTGAGGTGATTGGCCACACCGATCCTATCGGTAAGCCACAGGCCAACCTGCTGTTGGGTCAACGTCGTGCCGATACGGTGCGCCAGATGCTGATTCAGCAGGGCGTTTCAGCCGGCAATATTCTCAGCCAGAGCGTCGGCAGTAGCCAGGCATCCAGCCAGTGCAGCGGCACGCAGGCACAGCGCATCGCCTGTCACAAACCCGATCGCCGTGTGGTCGTACGCGTAATGCAGTAA
- a CDS encoding Ig-like domain-containing protein → MNATPVSVAVIADKTVTKAEVLRTTKTGAPVKIKAVANGKYLLAEQQNGVAPENITVKRAGKNLLVMLEGTDLDQPQLIIEGFFDKPGELAGIAEDGEYHPFIATDGESDHEAAVLADGESSALALGAETMGDSLYNLEPAAGFAWSPALLALGGLAAIIAATGLGYMVAKEQFKDSGGDKSRSGSGSGSGSEGADGGTDKPAQKPVMSAAIDNIGSVTGPIPAGGSTDDSRPEFTGRATPGNTIEIWDGSTKLGETKVNDDGSWSFTPEKALTTGKHSIYPIERDADGNKSEAGEAIDFTLDLTAPAKGSISDMIDNVGSKRGSIASGDSTDDTTPTMVGKAEPGSTVEIWLDGKRIGNALVTASGEWNYTPAALGNGSHSFTVVVTDPAGNRSLPSDPYVIIVDTVAPENQGIGYIKDNEGAVTGPIGEDGRTSDARPSIGGEGQEKGDIVKVIVDDEVIGSVVVGDDGKWEFRPEKPIGEGEHLIEIVITDPAGNESGKIEPIEVIVDTQTPENNGIGYIEDRSGDEPKRIEDGGWLKDVQPVFGGEGLKDGQIVEIIINDEVVGSVVVENGKWEFIPEAPLDDDKYIVETVVKDTTGRESAKSDPIEINLDTEAPAQPAIGGIEDNTGDETGPIAAGGTTDETRPVISGSGAEADTIIRIFDNEKEIGSVKVAEDGTWSFQPAEGDALEAGNHIITVVSEDRAGNQSEASESWTIIVQGDLPLPRNSTFDEVHDDIAMDIGNQLPGSLINDNQPTFRGTGVAGEMVYLYDEAELLATFLVEESGNWEYTPPEALAEGDHNFRVAFGDDTQPLTARIPEAGWDIEIDTIAPLPPLRPDPVPDTLALPFSASDLLNITLPTLFSDAEPLPGTALANTMLELPDIDQPAAEQPIEVAQALSSANDEQARLLASISPDDQPIY, encoded by the coding sequence ATGAATGCTACTCCAGTAAGCGTCGCGGTCATCGCGGACAAGACGGTGACCAAAGCAGAAGTACTGCGCACCACCAAGACAGGCGCACCGGTTAAGATCAAAGCCGTTGCCAACGGAAAATACCTGCTCGCCGAGCAACAGAATGGTGTGGCACCGGAGAATATTACCGTTAAGCGCGCTGGCAAAAATCTGCTGGTGATGCTGGAAGGCACCGACCTCGATCAGCCGCAGCTGATTATCGAAGGCTTTTTCGATAAGCCAGGCGAACTGGCGGGTATTGCCGAGGATGGCGAATACCATCCGTTTATCGCCACCGATGGTGAAAGCGATCACGAAGCAGCGGTGCTGGCTGACGGTGAGTCGTCAGCGTTGGCACTCGGCGCGGAAACCATGGGCGACAGCCTGTATAACCTCGAGCCAGCGGCCGGTTTTGCCTGGTCACCGGCTCTGCTGGCACTGGGTGGCCTGGCGGCAATCATCGCTGCGACGGGCCTCGGCTACATGGTTGCAAAAGAGCAGTTCAAAGACAGCGGCGGCGATAAAAGCCGCAGCGGCAGCGGCAGCGGCAGCGGCAGTGAAGGCGCCGATGGCGGCACTGACAAACCGGCGCAAAAACCGGTCATGAGTGCGGCGATTGATAACATCGGTAGCGTTACCGGACCGATTCCTGCGGGCGGCTCCACCGACGATTCGCGCCCTGAGTTTACTGGTCGTGCAACGCCAGGCAATACCATTGAAATCTGGGACGGTTCAACCAAACTCGGCGAAACCAAAGTCAACGACGACGGTAGCTGGAGCTTTACGCCAGAGAAAGCCTTAACCACCGGAAAGCACAGTATTTATCCGATTGAACGTGATGCAGACGGCAATAAAAGCGAAGCAGGGGAAGCGATCGATTTCACCCTTGATCTGACCGCACCGGCCAAAGGCAGCATCAGCGACATGATCGATAACGTCGGCAGCAAACGCGGCAGCATCGCCTCCGGTGACTCAACCGATGACACCACGCCAACCATGGTCGGCAAAGCAGAACCCGGCTCGACCGTAGAAATTTGGCTGGATGGCAAACGCATTGGTAATGCGCTGGTAACGGCGTCAGGCGAGTGGAATTACACTCCGGCAGCCCTGGGCAATGGCAGCCACAGCTTCACCGTTGTGGTGACCGATCCGGCAGGCAACCGATCGCTGCCTTCTGACCCTTACGTGATCATTGTTGATACCGTGGCGCCGGAAAATCAGGGTATTGGCTACATCAAAGATAACGAGGGCGCGGTAACCGGGCCGATCGGTGAAGATGGTCGTACCAGCGATGCACGTCCGAGCATTGGCGGCGAAGGCCAGGAGAAGGGCGATATCGTTAAAGTTATCGTTGATGACGAAGTCATCGGCTCGGTTGTCGTCGGGGATGATGGCAAATGGGAATTCCGTCCGGAGAAACCAATTGGTGAAGGCGAACACCTGATCGAAATCGTGATTACCGATCCGGCGGGCAATGAGTCAGGCAAAATTGAACCGATTGAAGTGATCGTCGACACGCAGACTCCTGAAAACAACGGCATCGGCTATATCGAGGATCGCAGTGGTGATGAACCGAAACGCATTGAAGACGGCGGCTGGCTAAAAGATGTACAGCCGGTGTTCGGCGGTGAAGGTCTGAAAGATGGACAAATCGTTGAAATCATTATCAATGATGAAGTAGTGGGATCGGTTGTCGTTGAAAATGGCAAATGGGAGTTTATTCCTGAAGCACCGCTGGATGACGACAAATATATCGTTGAAACCGTCGTAAAAGACACCACTGGCCGTGAATCTGCTAAATCTGATCCGATTGAAATCAACCTTGATACCGAAGCGCCTGCGCAGCCTGCTATTGGCGGCATTGAAGATAACACCGGTGATGAAACCGGCCCTATCGCCGCGGGTGGCACCACCGACGAGACGCGTCCGGTAATCAGCGGCAGCGGTGCCGAAGCGGATACCATTATTCGCATCTTTGATAATGAAAAAGAGATTGGTAGCGTAAAAGTAGCCGAGGACGGCACCTGGAGCTTTCAGCCCGCAGAAGGTGATGCGCTTGAGGCAGGCAATCACATCATTACCGTGGTCAGTGAAGACCGCGCCGGAAACCAGTCTGAAGCGTCAGAAAGCTGGACCATCATTGTGCAAGGCGATCTACCACTGCCACGCAACAGCACGTTCGACGAGGTTCATGACGATATTGCGATGGATATCGGCAACCAGTTACCAGGCAGCCTGATCAATGACAACCAGCCCACCTTTCGTGGTACCGGCGTAGCGGGTGAAATGGTTTATCTCTATGACGAAGCTGAACTGTTGGCCACCTTCCTTGTTGAGGAGAGTGGCAACTGGGAATACACCCCACCAGAAGCGCTGGCTGAAGGCGATCATAATTTCCGGGTGGCTTTCGGTGACGACACCCAGCCGCTTACCGCCCGTATTCCGGAAGCCGGTTGGGATATTGAGATCGATACAATTGCCCCCTTACCGCCGCTGCGCCCGGATCCTGTTCCCGATACCCTGGCATTGCCGTTTAGTGCCAGCGATCTGTTGAACATCACGCTACCAACCTTGTTTAGCGATGCCGAACCACTCCCTGGCACCGCGCTGGCAAACACCATGTTGGAGCTGCCGGATATCGATCAACCGGCGGCTGAACAACCGATTGAGGTAGCGCAAGCGCTCTCTTCCGCGAATGACGAGCAGGCGCGTCTGCTGGCATCGATTTCACCTGACGATCAGCCAATTTATTGA
- a CDS encoding LysR family transcriptional regulator → MKITLEELRAWVTVVDTGSITAAAEQLHQTSSGISRALSRLESKLQTTLLHRTTRRLALTEEGTIFLEHARQILASVEQAEEQIAQRREMPAGRLRVNAATPFMLHVIVPLVAEFTEAYPLIQLELNTDDVLIDLLEQQTDIAIRIGELRDSSIRARSLGCSRLRLMATPAYLARHGTPRSVEELAQHRLIGFTQAEPHNTWPIWRQEGELLHIKPDLAASSGETIRQLVLAHQGIARMSDFVTHQDVANGRLVQVLEAETRDVRLPVNAVYYRNSTLSSRITCFLDFLQQKIDASKLL, encoded by the coding sequence GTGAAAATTACGCTTGAAGAGCTACGCGCCTGGGTCACCGTGGTGGATACCGGCTCGATTACCGCCGCAGCGGAGCAGCTTCATCAAACCAGTTCTGGCATCAGCCGGGCGTTAAGCCGTCTGGAAAGTAAGCTGCAAACCACGCTGCTGCATCGCACCACACGTCGGCTGGCGCTGACCGAAGAGGGCACCATTTTCCTCGAACACGCACGACAGATTCTGGCGTCGGTGGAGCAGGCGGAAGAGCAAATTGCCCAGCGCCGGGAAATGCCTGCCGGGCGACTGCGCGTCAATGCAGCGACGCCGTTTATGCTGCATGTGATTGTGCCGCTGGTGGCGGAATTTACCGAAGCCTATCCGCTGATTCAGCTGGAACTGAACACCGATGATGTGTTGATCGATCTGCTGGAGCAGCAAACTGATATCGCTATTCGCATTGGCGAACTGCGCGATTCTTCCATCCGTGCGCGTTCGCTGGGCTGTAGCAGGCTGCGGCTGATGGCAACGCCCGCTTATCTGGCCAGGCACGGTACGCCGCGCAGTGTGGAGGAGCTGGCACAGCATCGCCTGATCGGCTTTACGCAGGCCGAGCCGCATAATACCTGGCCGATTTGGCGCCAGGAAGGCGAGCTGTTGCACATCAAACCGGATCTGGCAGCATCAAGCGGGGAAACCATTCGTCAGCTGGTACTGGCGCACCAGGGCATCGCTCGCATGTCCGATTTCGTTACGCATCAGGATGTCGCTAACGGGCGGCTGGTACAGGTGTTAGAAGCAGAAACGCGCGATGTTCGCCTGCCGGTCAACGCGGTCTATTATCGCAACTCAACCCTCTCTTCGCGCATCACCTGCTTTCTGGATTTCCTGCAGCAGAAAATCGACGCCAGCAAACTGCTTTAG
- the parE gene encoding DNA topoisomerase IV subunit B, with the protein MTQSSYNADAIEVLSGLEPVRRRPGMYTDTSRPNHLGQEVIDNSIDEALAGHAKRVEVILHADQSLEVIDDGRGMPVDIHQEEGVPAVELIFCRLHAGGKFSNKNYQFSGGLHGVGISVVNALSTRVEVTVRRNGEVYEMAFENGDKVQDLHVTGTVGKRNTGTRVHFWPDGSFFDSPRFSVSRLSHLLKAKAVLCPGVEIVFKDKLNNTEQRWCYEDGLTDYLMEAVNGLITLPEQPFVGSFSGDVEAVDWALLWLPEGGELLTESYVNLIPTMQGGTHVNGLRQGLLDAMREFCEYRNILPRGVKLSAEDIWDRCAYVLSVKMQDPQFAGQTKERLSSRQCAAFVSGVVKDAFSLWLNQNVQAAEQLAELAISSAQRRMRAAKKVVRKKLTSGPALPGKLADCTAQDLNKTELFLVEGDSAGGSAKQARDREFQAIMPLKGKILNTWEVSSDEVLASQEVHDISVAIGIDPDSEDMSQLRYGKICILADADSDGLHIATLLCALFVRHFRSLVKGGHVYVAMPPLYRIDLGKEVHYALDEEEKAGILEQLKRKRGKPNVQRFKGLGEMNPMQLRETTLDPNTRRLVQLTISDEDIDQTLAMMDMLLAKKRSEDRRNWLQEKGDTAEIEV; encoded by the coding sequence ATGACTCAATCCAGCTACAACGCTGATGCCATTGAGGTACTCAGCGGTTTAGAGCCCGTACGGCGTCGTCCGGGCATGTATACCGACACTTCGCGTCCTAACCACTTAGGGCAGGAAGTGATCGACAACAGTATCGACGAAGCGTTAGCGGGTCACGCAAAGCGCGTCGAGGTCATTTTGCACGCCGATCAGTCGCTGGAAGTGATTGATGACGGACGCGGTATGCCGGTGGATATCCATCAGGAAGAGGGCGTCCCGGCGGTTGAACTGATTTTTTGTCGGCTGCATGCAGGCGGAAAATTCTCCAATAAAAATTACCAGTTCTCGGGCGGCCTGCATGGCGTCGGTATCTCGGTGGTTAACGCCCTGTCGACGCGCGTGGAAGTGACCGTGCGCCGCAATGGCGAAGTCTACGAAATGGCGTTTGAAAATGGCGATAAGGTGCAGGATTTGCACGTTACCGGCACCGTTGGCAAACGCAACACCGGCACGCGCGTGCATTTCTGGCCGGATGGCAGCTTTTTTGACAGCCCGCGCTTTTCCGTCTCGCGTCTGAGCCATCTGTTAAAGGCCAAGGCGGTACTGTGTCCCGGTGTGGAGATTGTCTTCAAGGACAAGCTCAATAACACCGAGCAGCGCTGGTGTTATGAAGATGGCCTGACTGATTATCTGATGGAAGCGGTCAACGGCCTGATTACTCTGCCTGAGCAGCCGTTTGTCGGCAGCTTCTCCGGTGATGTTGAAGCGGTTGACTGGGCGCTGCTCTGGCTGCCAGAAGGCGGCGAACTGCTGACGGAAAGCTACGTTAACCTGATTCCCACTATGCAGGGCGGCACGCATGTGAACGGTCTGCGTCAGGGATTGCTCGATGCGATGCGTGAATTCTGTGAATACCGCAATATCCTGCCGCGCGGCGTGAAGCTCTCGGCAGAAGATATCTGGGATCGCTGCGCCTACGTGCTGTCGGTAAAAATGCAGGATCCGCAGTTTGCTGGCCAGACCAAAGAACGCCTTTCTTCACGGCAGTGCGCCGCTTTTGTCTCCGGCGTGGTGAAAGATGCCTTTAGCCTGTGGCTAAACCAAAACGTGCAGGCTGCTGAACAACTGGCAGAACTGGCAATCTCCAGCGCCCAGCGCCGCATGCGTGCCGCGAAAAAAGTGGTGCGTAAAAAGCTCACCAGCGGTCCGGCACTCCCGGGCAAGCTGGCTGACTGTACCGCGCAGGATCTAAATAAAACCGAACTGTTTCTGGTGGAAGGGGATTCTGCAGGTGGCTCGGCCAAGCAGGCACGCGATCGCGAATTTCAGGCGATCATGCCGCTCAAGGGCAAGATCCTCAATACCTGGGAAGTGTCGTCGGATGAGGTGCTTGCGTCTCAGGAAGTGCACGATATCTCGGTGGCTATCGGTATCGATCCCGACAGCGAAGATATGAGCCAGCTGCGCTACGGCAAAATCTGTATTCTTGCCGATGCTGACTCCGATGGCCTGCACATTGCCACGCTACTCTGTGCGCTGTTTGTGCGCCACTTCCGTTCGCTGGTGAAAGGCGGCCATGTTTACGTGGCAATGCCGCCGCTTTACCGTATCGATCTGGGTAAAGAGGTGCACTACGCGCTGGACGAAGAGGAGAAAGCGGGCATTCTTGAGCAGCTCAAGCGTAAACGCGGTAAGCCAAACGTACAGCGTTTCAAAGGATTGGGTGAGATGAACCCGATGCAGCTGCGTGAAACCACGCTGGATCCCAATACGCGTCGCCTGGTGCAGTTAACCATCAGCGATGAGGATATCGATCAGACGTTAGCGATGATGGATATGCTGCTGGCCAAGAAGCGCTCGGAAGATCGGCGCAACTGGCTACAGGAAAAAGGCGATACCGCCGAAATCGAAGTCTAA
- a CDS encoding tetratricopeptide repeat protein — translation MIRQKRQAVQADSALREIQQLIDRGDYATARRKIRSRLLFSRASTPLLHEAARLERRAGNLKAAISYYQRLLALSAHDAGALNGLGLTWYDSGDWQQAESYYQQALRVLPDYAACLNNYAILLHKQFRHQEAIGCYQRLLTHDPHYREAAYGLSTVYAHTGQLDEAATQLRGLLQQQPEEPRWQNTLGMVLLRQGEFNEGWRRYQYRYHAANPDAFFRLPALTQPYWQGEPLNGKTIAILCEQGLGDIIQFSRYVTRLKREKQAAEVVFLGRPELHALLSTLPDIDRCLTHFEELNGVAFDCWCMQLDLPAWFLTQDPFGPLPPLFQIEAHRLAQWQLSQKSEALQVGVVWKGNSAHKNDAQRSLAHFNQLAPLWQVPGIRWVSLQKGAGEEEVLPCAATQPALALGPRFHDYADTASAIAQLDLVISVDTSVAHLAGSMGKPCWVMVPGIATDWRWTAGREDSLWYPQMRLFYRHQDEEWTAVITRIACALETWVKQQ, via the coding sequence ATGATTCGGCAAAAGCGCCAGGCCGTTCAGGCCGATAGCGCACTCAGGGAGATTCAACAGCTGATCGATCGCGGTGATTATGCGACCGCACGCAGGAAAATTCGCAGCCGGCTGTTGTTTAGCCGCGCCAGCACTCCTCTGCTACATGAAGCAGCGCGGCTGGAGCGACGCGCAGGCAATCTTAAGGCCGCCATCAGCTATTATCAGCGCCTGTTAGCGCTCTCGGCGCATGACGCGGGCGCGTTAAACGGTCTCGGGCTCACCTGGTACGACAGCGGCGACTGGCAACAGGCCGAAAGTTATTATCAGCAGGCGTTGCGGGTGCTGCCCGATTACGCGGCCTGTCTGAACAATTACGCTATTTTGCTGCACAAACAATTCAGGCATCAGGAGGCGATCGGCTGTTACCAACGCCTTTTGACGCATGATCCCCATTATCGTGAAGCCGCCTATGGTCTGAGCACGGTTTATGCGCATACCGGCCAGCTGGATGAGGCAGCTACGCAGCTACGCGGCCTGTTACAGCAGCAACCGGAAGAGCCGCGCTGGCAAAATACGCTGGGCATGGTGTTGCTGCGTCAGGGCGAATTCAACGAAGGCTGGCGGCGCTATCAATATCGTTATCATGCCGCCAATCCCGACGCCTTTTTCCGGCTGCCCGCACTCACCCAGCCCTACTGGCAGGGCGAGCCGCTGAACGGTAAAACCATTGCTATTCTGTGTGAACAGGGGCTGGGCGACATTATTCAGTTCAGCCGTTATGTCACCCGGCTGAAGCGGGAAAAGCAGGCAGCTGAGGTTGTTTTTCTCGGTCGTCCTGAACTGCACGCTCTGCTGAGCACCCTGCCGGATATCGATCGCTGCCTGACCCATTTTGAAGAACTGAACGGCGTGGCGTTTGATTGCTGGTGCATGCAGCTCGATCTGCCAGCCTGGTTTCTGACCCAGGATCCTTTTGGCCCGCTGCCGCCGCTGTTTCAGATTGAAGCGCACCGCCTTGCGCAATGGCAGCTGTCGCAGAAGAGTGAAGCGTTGCAGGTTGGCGTGGTGTGGAAAGGCAATAGCGCCCATAAGAATGATGCGCAGCGCTCGCTGGCGCATTTCAACCAGCTGGCGCCGTTATGGCAGGTGCCGGGCATTCGCTGGGTGAGCCTGCAAAAAGGCGCCGGGGAAGAGGAGGTGCTGCCCTGTGCGGCTACGCAACCCGCGCTCGCGCTCGGACCGCGTTTCCACGATTATGCCGATACGGCCTCAGCCATTGCGCAACTGGATCTGGTTATTAGCGTCGATACGTCGGTGGCACACCTGGCGGGCAGCATGGGCAAACCCTGTTGGGTGATGGTGCCCGGTATTGCGACTGACTGGCGCTGGACGGCTGGCCGCGAAGATTCACTGTGGTATCCACAGATGCGTCTGTTTTATCGTCATCAGGATGAGGAATGGACGGCGGTGATTACACGCATCGCCTGCGCGCTGGAGACGTGGGTAAAGCAGCAATAA